A genomic region of Streptococcus suis contains the following coding sequences:
- a CDS encoding lysophospholipid acyltransferase family protein has translation MFYSYLRTLLTFLLWAINGNIHYHDREKILPQEENYILIAPHKTFWDPVFLGYAAAPKQFIFMAKKELFKDRGFGWWISKCGAFPIDRENPGMAAIKYPVNMLKKSDRSLVMFPSGSRHSSELKGGVAVIAKSAKVKLMPATYVGPMTIKGLLAGERIDVAFGNPIDVSDIKRMDDAGTAEVTSRIEAEFKRLDDHAASFQTKKKPNILTYIYRIPVLLLVALILGLTYVFSYIASFFWQPSTQLDKK, from the coding sequence ATGTTTTATTCTTATCTACGAACACTATTAACATTCTTGTTGTGGGCCATCAATGGCAATATTCACTATCATGATAGGGAGAAGATTTTGCCACAGGAGGAAAATTATATTCTTATCGCTCCGCACAAAACCTTCTGGGATCCAGTCTTTCTTGGCTACGCAGCTGCTCCTAAGCAGTTCATCTTTATGGCTAAAAAAGAACTTTTCAAGGACCGCGGTTTTGGCTGGTGGATTTCAAAATGTGGAGCCTTTCCGATTGACCGTGAAAATCCTGGTATGGCAGCCATCAAGTATCCAGTTAACATGTTGAAAAAAAGTGACCGTTCGCTGGTCATGTTTCCTTCAGGAAGTCGTCATTCATCTGAGCTCAAAGGTGGTGTGGCGGTCATTGCCAAGTCTGCCAAGGTCAAACTCATGCCAGCAACCTATGTGGGTCCAATGACTATCAAGGGGCTCTTAGCTGGTGAGCGAATTGATGTGGCTTTTGGCAATCCTATCGATGTTTCGGATATCAAGCGCATGGATGATGCAGGTACGGCAGAAGTGACTAGTCGTATCGAAGCAGAGTTCAAGCGATTAGATGACCATGCGGCATCCTTCCAAACCAAGAAGAAACCAAATATCTTGACCTATATCTATCGTATCCCAGTTCTTTTGCTGGTTGCTCTTATCTTAGGTCTGACCTATGTTTTTAGCTATATTGCCAGCTTCTTCTGGCAACCAAGTACTCAGTTGGATAAAAAATAA
- a CDS encoding helix-hairpin-helix domain-containing protein yields MDTIKTYIEMFKEYKWQIALPAAAGLLLTTFLIFSQPAKSDQTGLTDFPQTEQTSNSSELVEETSTEVSEEPSQLVVDVKGAVTEPGLYTLEADARVNDAVDAAGGLTSQADPKSINLAQKLSDEAVVYVASKDENISVVASTTASSAMSQEEKNTDLVNLNTATEADLQTISGIGAKRAADIIAYRETNGGFKSVDDLNNVSGIGDKTMESIRPYVTVD; encoded by the coding sequence ATGGATACAATCAAAACTTATATAGAAATGTTTAAAGAATACAAGTGGCAGATTGCTCTACCAGCAGCTGCAGGTTTGCTTCTGACAACATTCTTAATTTTCAGCCAACCTGCCAAGTCTGATCAGACAGGACTGACAGACTTTCCACAGACCGAGCAAACTTCTAATAGCTCTGAGTTGGTCGAGGAAACCAGTACAGAAGTAAGTGAGGAGCCCAGCCAGCTGGTCGTTGATGTCAAAGGAGCGGTGACAGAGCCAGGGCTCTACACTTTAGAAGCTGATGCGCGTGTTAATGATGCAGTTGATGCAGCTGGCGGCTTGACCAGTCAGGCAGACCCTAAGTCTATCAATCTGGCTCAGAAGCTCAGCGACGAAGCGGTGGTCTACGTGGCTAGTAAGGACGAAAATATCTCGGTGGTTGCCAGCACGACTGCCAGCTCTGCCATGTCCCAAGAAGAAAAAAACACTGATCTAGTCAATCTCAACACGGCGACCGAGGCTGACCTGCAGACCATTTCGGGTATCGGTGCCAAGCGGGCGGCGGACATTATCGCCTATCGTGAGACAAACGGTGGCTTCAAGTCGGTGGACGACCTCAACAATGTATCGGGTATCGGCGACAAGACCATGGAAAGCATCCGACCTTATGTCACGGTCGATTAA
- a CDS encoding DNA internalization-related competence protein ComEC/Rec2, translating to MSRSIKLPCQPIHLAVLAVAAYFTVHSFSLLTMGLLSLLLVVFGFRQGKAVFLRTLPLLALCGLFFGCQKVQWERAAQSAPEQVSTVQAIPDTIDINGDSLSFRGRADGQTYQVFYKLASQEEQAYFQKLTGLVQLEVEAEVSLPAGQRNFNGFDYQAYLKTQGIYRTVKLTAIKKIVPVQSWNIFDWLSSWRRQALVYIKTNFPAPMSHYMTGLLFGELDSEFDQMSDLYSSLGIIHLFALSGMQVGFFIDKFRWILLRLSLTKEIVDKLQIPFSLVYAGLTGFSVSVVRSLVQKILGNMGLRKLDNFAVTVFVCLLMLPRFLLTAGGVLTFTYAFLLTVFDFEDLGQVKKAVVESLSISLGILPVLMTYFYAFQPLSILLTFAFSFVFDVLLLPGLSVIFLLSPLVKMTWVNGFFVFMEKIIVWVADLGFRSWILGKPSGLVLLLLLVSLFLLYDFHRKKKWLLGLSLVLALLFFTTKHPLENEVTVVDIGQGDSIFLRDMRGRTVLIDVGGRVDFAAKEEWQERSSQANAERTLIPYLHSQGVDRIDSLVLTHTDTDHVGDVLEVAKQVQIGQIYVSPGSLTVPDFVATLKEINVPVHVVKVGDRLPIFDSYLEVLYPDGTGDGGNNDSVVLYGRLLETNFLFTGDLEQGELDLIESYPQLPVDVLKAGHHGSQGSSYPEFLDHIGAKIALVSAGENNRYKHPHQETLDRFDSRNIQVYRTDQQGAIRFRGWKEWRIETVRE from the coding sequence ATGTCACGGTCGATTAAGCTCCCCTGCCAGCCCATTCACCTGGCAGTCTTGGCGGTGGCGGCCTACTTTACAGTCCACTCATTTTCCCTCTTGACAATGGGCCTACTGAGTCTGTTACTAGTTGTCTTTGGGTTTCGGCAAGGTAAGGCGGTGTTCCTCAGAACGCTGCCGCTTCTAGCCCTGTGCGGTCTCTTTTTCGGATGCCAGAAGGTCCAATGGGAGCGGGCAGCCCAGTCAGCCCCAGAGCAAGTGTCGACTGTGCAGGCTATTCCCGATACCATAGACATCAATGGCGACAGCCTGTCTTTTCGGGGTCGGGCTGATGGACAAACCTATCAGGTTTTCTACAAGTTAGCCAGTCAAGAGGAGCAGGCCTATTTTCAAAAGCTGACAGGTCTGGTCCAGCTAGAAGTGGAAGCAGAGGTCAGTCTGCCAGCAGGTCAGCGGAATTTTAATGGCTTTGACTATCAAGCCTATCTGAAAACACAGGGCATCTATCGGACTGTCAAGCTAACAGCGATTAAGAAGATTGTTCCTGTCCAGTCTTGGAACATTTTTGACTGGCTATCAAGCTGGCGGAGGCAGGCCTTGGTCTATATCAAAACCAATTTTCCGGCTCCCATGAGCCACTACATGACAGGGCTCTTGTTTGGGGAGCTGGATAGTGAGTTTGACCAGATGAGTGACCTCTATTCCAGTTTGGGTATCATTCATCTTTTTGCCCTGTCTGGTATGCAGGTGGGCTTTTTCATCGACAAGTTTCGTTGGATTTTGTTGCGTTTGAGCTTGACCAAGGAAATCGTAGATAAGTTGCAGATTCCCTTTTCTCTTGTCTATGCTGGTTTGACAGGCTTTTCGGTGTCAGTGGTGCGGTCGCTGGTCCAAAAAATTCTGGGGAATATGGGCTTGCGGAAGCTGGATAATTTTGCGGTGACGGTCTTTGTCTGTCTGCTGATGCTGCCCCGATTTTTACTGACAGCAGGAGGAGTGCTGACTTTTACCTATGCTTTCTTGCTGACGGTCTTTGATTTTGAGGACTTGGGGCAGGTCAAAAAGGCTGTGGTGGAAAGTCTCAGTATCTCGCTGGGGATTCTACCTGTGCTCATGACCTATTTCTATGCCTTCCAGCCTCTGTCCATTCTCCTGACCTTTGCCTTTTCTTTTGTCTTTGATGTTCTGCTCTTGCCAGGTTTGTCAGTTATTTTTCTCCTGTCACCTCTGGTCAAGATGACTTGGGTCAACGGATTTTTTGTTTTTATGGAAAAAATCATTGTCTGGGTGGCAGATTTGGGATTTCGGTCTTGGATACTGGGCAAACCGTCTGGGCTGGTTCTCTTGCTTTTGCTGGTCAGCCTCTTCTTACTCTACGATTTCCACAGGAAGAAAAAATGGCTTCTAGGACTAAGCCTGGTCCTCGCTCTGCTATTTTTCACGACCAAACACCCGCTGGAAAACGAGGTGACGGTGGTGGACATCGGGCAGGGGGACAGCATCTTTTTGCGGGATATGCGGGGGCGGACGGTCCTGATTGATGTGGGTGGTCGGGTCGATTTTGCGGCCAAGGAGGAGTGGCAGGAGCGGTCTTCGCAGGCAAATGCAGAGCGGACCTTGATTCCCTATCTGCATAGTCAGGGCGTGGACAGGATTGATAGTTTGGTCCTGACCCATACCGATACGGACCATGTGGGCGATGTGCTGGAAGTGGCTAAGCAGGTCCAAATTGGTCAAATTTACGTGTCGCCTGGAAGCCTGACGGTGCCTGACTTTGTAGCCACATTGAAAGAAATCAATGTCCCTGTTCATGTAGTGAAAGTGGGCGACCGCTTGCCGATTTTTGACTCTTATCTGGAGGTCCTCTATCCAGACGGGACAGGCGACGGTGGCAATAATGACTCTGTTGTCCTTTACGGTCGCTTGTTGGAAACTAATTTTCTCTTTACAGGGGATTTGGAGCAGGGGGAGCTGGATTTGATAGAAAGCTATCCGCAGCTACCTGTTGATGTCCTCAAAGCTGGTCACCACGGCTCCCAAGGCTCTTCCTATCCTGAATTTCTAGACCATATCGGAGCCAAGATTGCCCTGGTATCAGCAGGAGAAAACAACCGCTACAAGCACCCTCACCAAGAAACCTTGGACCGCTTTGACAGTCGAAATATCCAAGTCTATCGCACCGACCAGCAAGGAGCCATTCGCTTCCGAGGTTGGAAAGAGTGGAGGATTGAAACGGTGAGGGAGTAG